Part of the Vagococcus jeotgali genome, GCCCGTAAAAAACAAAAAGTCATTAATGTTAAAGAAGTACGACTAAGTCCAACGATTGATATCAATGATTTTAATACCAAATTGCGTAATGCGCGTAAATTCCTTGAAAAGGGCGATAAAGTGAAAGCTTCAATCCGTTTTAAAGGTCGTGCGATTACTCATAAAGAAATTGGTCAGAAAGTCTTGGAACGCTTAGCTGAAGAAACGAAAGATATTTCTAACGTGGAACAGAAAGCGAAAATGGATGGTCGTAGCATGTTTATCATGTTAGCACCAAAAACAGATAAGTAGTATAGGATTTGAGGAGGAAAATATCATGCCAAAAATGAAAACTCACCGCGGACTAGCTAAACGTGTTAAACGTACTGGTAGCGGAAAATTAAAGAGACATCATGCGTTTACAAGTCACCGTTTCCACGGGAAAACTAAAAAACAACGTCGTCAATTACGTCGTCCAGCAATGGTTTCAGCAGGAGACTACAAACGTATCCGTCAACAATTGACTCGTATGAAATAATTTTTTAGTTGCTGATAATAACTAAAAACTTCAAAGAATTATAAAGTGAACAACTCAAGGAGGAATTATCATGGCACGTGTAAAAGGTGGAAAAGTATCACGTAAGCGTCGTAAAAAGGTACTTAAGTTAGCTAAAGGCTATTACGGCTCAAAACATAGATTATATAGAACAGCGAAAGAACAAGTGATGAAATCTCATACTTATGCATTTAGAGATCGTCGTCAAACAAAACGTAACTTCCGTAAATTATGGATTGCTCGTATTAACGCAGCAGCTCGTATTAACGGTTTAAGCTACTCTAAATTCATGCATGGATTAAAATTAGCAAACATTGATATGAATCGTAAAATGTTAGCTGACATCGCTATTTCTGACCCAGCTGCTTTTGCAAGCTTAGCAGAAACAGCTAAAGCAGAATTAGCTAAATAATGAAATGAAAAAA contains:
- the infC gene encoding translation initiation factor IF-3 — its product is MTIAKDIMVNDGIRARELRLIAADGEQLGVKTKAEALDIAAKANLDLVVVAPTAKPPVAKVMDYGKFRFEQQKKEREARKKQKVINVKEVRLSPTIDINDFNTKLRNARKFLEKGDKVKASIRFKGRAITHKEIGQKVLERLAEETKDISNVEQKAKMDGRSMFIMLAPKTDK
- the rpmI gene encoding 50S ribosomal protein L35, with amino-acid sequence MPKMKTHRGLAKRVKRTGSGKLKRHHAFTSHRFHGKTKKQRRQLRRPAMVSAGDYKRIRQQLTRMK
- the rplT gene encoding 50S ribosomal protein L20 is translated as MARVKGGKVSRKRRKKVLKLAKGYYGSKHRLYRTAKEQVMKSHTYAFRDRRQTKRNFRKLWIARINAAARINGLSYSKFMHGLKLANIDMNRKMLADIAISDPAAFASLAETAKAELAK